The Drosophila nasuta strain 15112-1781.00 unplaced genomic scaffold, ASM2355853v1 ctg32_pilon, whole genome shotgun sequence genome has a segment encoding these proteins:
- the LOC132797922 gene encoding uncharacterized protein LOC132797922 translates to MDRTRLLQASKLRYLLQLPCGEARIWMRICSKPETSPQRLNFTPVSKRLATIRVKSRFFNLSIICAHAPTEEKDDAAKDAFYARLEDTYDRCPNHDVKIILGDFNAKVGRERIFDRTVGQFSLHETTSNNGFRLIDFAAARNMVVSSTRFWHLDIHKATWLSPDQKTRNQIDHVVIDGRHASSVMDVRTFRGVNIDSDHYLVAAKIRMRLCRAKNVRPITQRKLDVTRLRSQRTATAYSTQQLLHQPTPLPVDASGLWAHISHSIRAAAETAIGFKRPPTRNQWYDEECRVAAAVKNAAYRRTLQSGATRTTCERYREKTKEERRLFRRKIREQEKRECEELEVLQDRNDARKFYQQVNRLTQGFKTGACNCRDENGNLVTDTQCTLRLWRANFSKLLAGDDGTNPAIGGSSPIAPIDDNVDIPLPSHDEVRVAIMRLKTTKQPVLMDCLQSCLMPAAKS, encoded by the coding sequence ATGGACAGGACAAGGTTGCTCCAAGCGAGCAAACTGCGATATTTACTACAGCTGCCATGCGGAGAGGCGCGAATTTGGATGCGGATTTGTAGTAAGCCGGAGACTTCGCCACAACGTCTCAATTTCACCCCAGTGAGTAAACGGCTGGCTACAATCCGCGTCAAATCTAGATTTTTCAATCTTAGCATAATTTGCGCGCACGCCCCGACGGAGGAGAAAGACGATGCTGCTAAGGATGCATTCTACGCGAGACTCGAGGACACATACGACCGCTGCCCAAACCACGACGTGAAGATCATTCTCGGGGACTTCAACGCAAAGGTTGGGCGCGAACGCATCTTTGACCGCACCGTCGGTCAATTCAGCCTCCATGAGACCACCTCGAACAACGGTTTCAGGCTGATTGACTTCGCCGCGGCGCGAAACATGGTAGTGAGTAGCACCAGATTTTGGCACCTCGACATCCACAAGGCCACATGGCTGTCCCCTGATCAAAAAACGCGCAACCAGATTGATCATGTTGTGATAGACGGAAGGCATGCCTCAAGCGTGATGGACGTGCGTACGTTTCGTGGAGTCAACATAGACTCGGACCATTATCTTGTCGCAGCCAAGATACGCATGCGGCTATGCCGAGCGAAAAACGTACGTCCTATCACGCAACGAAAGCTTGACGTCACTAGGCTGCGATCACAACGGACAGCAACAGCCTACTCCACTCAACAACTGCTCCACCAACCTACCCCTCTTCCTGTTGACGCCAGTGGACTCTGGGCGCACATATCCCACTCCATCCGAGCTGCCGCTGAAACAGCCATTGGGTTCAAGCGCCCACCCACACGGAACCAATGGTATGACGAGGAGTGTCGCGTCGCAGCTGCGGTAAAAAACGCCGCCTACAGAAGAACGCTGCAGTCTGGCGCAACGCGAACTACGTGTGAACGTTACAGGGAGAAAACGAAGGAAGAGAGGCGACTTTTTAGACGGAAAATACGGGAGCAAGAAAAGCGAGAGTGCGAGGAACTCGAGGTGTTGCAGGACAGAAATGATGCTCGAAAATTTTACCAACAAGTCAACCGTCTGACACAAGGTTTCAAGACCGGAGCATGTAACTGTCGAGATGAAAATGGGAATCTGGTTACAGATACGCAGTGCACGCTGAGGTTATGGAGGGCGAATTTCTCCAAGCTGCTAGCAGGCGATGACGGCACCAATCCCGCCATTGGAGGAAGCAGCCCGATAGCACCAATCGATGACAATGTGGATATACCACTACCTAGCCATGACGAGGTCCGAGTTGCTATTATGCGActcaaaacaacaaagcagcCGGTGCTGATGGACTGCCTGCAGAGTTGTTTAATGCCGGCGGCGAAGAGCTGA